One part of the Sciurus carolinensis chromosome 6, mSciCar1.2, whole genome shotgun sequence genome encodes these proteins:
- the LOC124986448 gene encoding double homeobox protein A-like has product MAQDSSSNRPMPQKYRRNRTKFTKEQLKILIDTFNQMPYPGYATRLRLALEIDTEEPRIQLWFKNRRARYSFQKRGEQKEALESSQDPGQDHLPEQIPHEQVRQCRTIYSRSQLRALIKAFRKNPYPGIHCREQLADDIGVPESKVQTWFQNRRSRSGVQRKKKIPDESFGQGQG; this is encoded by the coding sequence ATGGCGCAAGACAGCTCTTCAAACAGGCCTATGCCACAGAAATATAGGCGTAATCGCACTAAATTCACCAAAGAGCAGCTGAAAATCCTCATCGACACCTTTAACCAAATGCCATACCCAGGTTATGCTACCAGACTCAGACTTGCTTTGGAAATCGATACTGAAGAGCCAAGAATTCAGCTTTGGTTTAAGAATCGCAGAGCTAGATACTCATTCCAGAAAAGAGGAGAACAAAAGGAAGCCCTGGAATCTAGCCAAGACCCTGGGCAAGATCACCTTCCAGAACAGATTCCACATGAACAGGTCAGACAGTGCCGCACCATCTACAGCCGTTCTCAGCTGCGCGCCCTCATCAAGGCCTTCAGGAAAAACCCCTACCCTGGGATCCACTGCAGAGAACAGCTTGCTGACGACATTGGAGTTCCTGAGTCGAAAGTCCAAACTTGGTTTCAAAATAGAAGATCTAGATCAGGtgtgcagaggaaaaaaaaaatacctgatgAATCCTTTGGACAAGGCCAGGGAtaa